In Triticum aestivum cultivar Chinese Spring chromosome 5B, IWGSC CS RefSeq v2.1, whole genome shotgun sequence, the following proteins share a genomic window:
- the LOC123110139 gene encoding homeobox protein knotted-1-like 11 isoform X1, with product MEVRRLNLRATDDGCRPSPVTDLRPRPWLLLLEAHVACLRVTTPVDQLPRIAAQIAARAPPPVPPAVAPAGGEELDLFMTHYVLLLCSFKEQLQQHVRVHALEAVMACWELEQTLQSLTGASPGEGTGATMSDDEDNPVDSESNMFDGNDVSDGMGFGMLTEGERSLVERVRQELKHELKQGYREKLVDIREKMLRKRRAGKLPGDTASTLKAWWQAHAKWPYPTEEDKARLVQETGLQLKQINNWFINQRKRNWHSNPTSSSSDKSKRKRNNAGEGNAEQSW from the exons ATGGAGGTACGACGCCTCAACCTCCGGGCGACAGACGACGGCTGCAGGCCATCTCCGGTGACGGATCTCCGACCCCGACCATG gctgctgctgctggaggcgCACGTCGCCTGCCTCCGCGTCACCACCCCCGTCGACCAGCTCCCCCGCATCGCCGCGCAGATCGCcgcgcgcgccccgccgcccgtgccCCCCGCCGTCGCgcccgccggcggcgaggagctcgacCTCTTCATG ACACACTATGTGCTGCTCCTCTGTTCCTTCAAGGAACAGCTCCAGCAGCATGTGCGCGTCCACGCCCTGGAGGCGGTGATGGCCTGCTGGGAGCTCgagcaaactctgcagagtcttacAG GGGCATCTCCTGGTGAAGGCACCGGGGCAACTATGTCCGATGACGAAGACAATCCGGTCGACAGTGAGAGCAACATGTTTGACGGGAATGATGTGTCAGATGGCATGGGCTTCGGAATGCTAACCGAGGGTGAGAGATCCTTGGTCGAGCGCGTGAGGCAAGAGCTGAAGCATGAGCTTAAACAG GGGTATAGAGAAAAGCTTGTGGACATCAGGGAGAAGATGCTGCGGAAGCGAAGAGCCGGAAAGCTCCCAGGGGACACGGCGTCTACCCTGAAAGCTTGGTGGCAAGCCCACGCCAAATGGCCGTACCCAACT GAGGAGGACAAGGCGCGGCTGGTGCAGGAGACGGGGCTGCAGCTGAAGCAGATCAACAACTGGTTCATCAACCAGCGCAAGCGGAACTGGCACAGCAACCCTACCTCGTCCTCGTCAGACAAGAGCAAGAGAAAAAG GAACAATGCAGGTGAGGGCAACGCCGAGCAGTCCTGGTAG
- the LOC123110139 gene encoding homeobox protein knotted-1-like 11 isoform X3: MGRLLLLEAHVACLRVTTPVDQLPRIAAQIAARAPPPVPPAVAPAGGEELDLFMTHYVLLLCSFKEQLQQHVRVHALEAVMACWELEQTLQSLTGASPGEGTGATMSDDEDNPVDSESNMFDGNDVSDGMGFGMLTEGERSLVERVRQELKHELKQGYREKLVDIREKMLRKRRAGKLPGDTASTLKAWWQAHAKWPYPTEEDKARLVQETGLQLKQINNWFINQRKRNWHSNPTSSSSDKSKRKRNNAGEGNAEQSW, translated from the exons ATG GgcaggctgctgctgctggaggcgCACGTCGCCTGCCTCCGCGTCACCACCCCCGTCGACCAGCTCCCCCGCATCGCCGCGCAGATCGCcgcgcgcgccccgccgcccgtgccCCCCGCCGTCGCgcccgccggcggcgaggagctcgacCTCTTCATG ACACACTATGTGCTGCTCCTCTGTTCCTTCAAGGAACAGCTCCAGCAGCATGTGCGCGTCCACGCCCTGGAGGCGGTGATGGCCTGCTGGGAGCTCgagcaaactctgcagagtcttacAG GGGCATCTCCTGGTGAAGGCACCGGGGCAACTATGTCCGATGACGAAGACAATCCGGTCGACAGTGAGAGCAACATGTTTGACGGGAATGATGTGTCAGATGGCATGGGCTTCGGAATGCTAACCGAGGGTGAGAGATCCTTGGTCGAGCGCGTGAGGCAAGAGCTGAAGCATGAGCTTAAACAG GGGTATAGAGAAAAGCTTGTGGACATCAGGGAGAAGATGCTGCGGAAGCGAAGAGCCGGAAAGCTCCCAGGGGACACGGCGTCTACCCTGAAAGCTTGGTGGCAAGCCCACGCCAAATGGCCGTACCCAACT GAGGAGGACAAGGCGCGGCTGGTGCAGGAGACGGGGCTGCAGCTGAAGCAGATCAACAACTGGTTCATCAACCAGCGCAAGCGGAACTGGCACAGCAACCCTACCTCGTCCTCGTCAGACAAGAGCAAGAGAAAAAG GAACAATGCAGGTGAGGGCAACGCCGAGCAGTCCTGGTAG
- the LOC123110139 gene encoding homeobox protein knotted-1-like 11 isoform X2 has protein sequence MEVRRLNLRATDDGCRPSPVTDLRPRPWLLLLEAHVACLRVTTPVDQLPRIAAQIAARAPPPVPPAVAPAGGEELDLFMTHYVLLLCSFKEQLQQHVRVHALEAVMACWELEQTLQSLTGASPGEGTGATMSDDEDNPVDSESNMFDGNDVSDGMGFGMLTEGERSLVERVRQELKHELKQGYREKLVDIREKMLRKRRAGKLPGDTASTLKAWWQAHAKWPYPTEEDKARLVQETGLQLKQINNWFINQRKRNWHSNPTSSSSDKSKRKR, from the exons ATGGAGGTACGACGCCTCAACCTCCGGGCGACAGACGACGGCTGCAGGCCATCTCCGGTGACGGATCTCCGACCCCGACCATG gctgctgctgctggaggcgCACGTCGCCTGCCTCCGCGTCACCACCCCCGTCGACCAGCTCCCCCGCATCGCCGCGCAGATCGCcgcgcgcgccccgccgcccgtgccCCCCGCCGTCGCgcccgccggcggcgaggagctcgacCTCTTCATG ACACACTATGTGCTGCTCCTCTGTTCCTTCAAGGAACAGCTCCAGCAGCATGTGCGCGTCCACGCCCTGGAGGCGGTGATGGCCTGCTGGGAGCTCgagcaaactctgcagagtcttacAG GGGCATCTCCTGGTGAAGGCACCGGGGCAACTATGTCCGATGACGAAGACAATCCGGTCGACAGTGAGAGCAACATGTTTGACGGGAATGATGTGTCAGATGGCATGGGCTTCGGAATGCTAACCGAGGGTGAGAGATCCTTGGTCGAGCGCGTGAGGCAAGAGCTGAAGCATGAGCTTAAACAG GGGTATAGAGAAAAGCTTGTGGACATCAGGGAGAAGATGCTGCGGAAGCGAAGAGCCGGAAAGCTCCCAGGGGACACGGCGTCTACCCTGAAAGCTTGGTGGCAAGCCCACGCCAAATGGCCGTACCCAACT GAGGAGGACAAGGCGCGGCTGGTGCAGGAGACGGGGCTGCAGCTGAAGCAGATCAACAACTGGTTCATCAACCAGCGCAAGCGGAACTGGCACAGCAACCCTACCTCGTCCTCGTCAGACAAGAGCAAGAGAAAAAG GTGA